Sequence from the Bacteroidota bacterium genome:
AAGCGGTAATCGAGGGCTGCTGCAAGTCGCAAGCCGGGCGTAATAGCTCCAGCGGCAGGATTATTAAAAACAGAAAATGCATCGTTAACACAAATGGTAGCACCGGATAATGCCGCATCGCGACCACCGGCATGCGTTGTATAATTACCAGCATATACATGCATGGTTAACAACGAAATTGCAAGGAGTACTATTTTTTTCATACAATAAAATCAAGCCAGGTTATCAGGAATGGGAATAGAATCAGGCAGAGGTTCGCTTTTTTTTGATTTAAGCACCTTGTCGCGTAATTCGTTTTTAAAGTCACGCAATTGTTGCGCTATTTTTTCATCACTTAAAGATAATATTTGCGCTGCAAGGATACCGGCATTTTGGGCAGCGTTTAAAGCAACGGTAGCTACCGGCACCCCATTGGGCATTTGTAAGATAGAAAGCATAGAGTCCCATCCATCAATGGAATTAGACGATTTTACAGGAACACCAATAACAGGAAGTGTGGTTAGCGAAGCAACCATACCCGGCAAGTGTGCTGCCCCTCCCGCTCCTGCAATAATTACCTTTAAACCTCGACCTCGGGCGGTAAAGGCATAATTATACATATGTTCGGGAGTGCGGTGGGCACTCACTATTTCCATCTCGTGGGGAATTCCAAAGCGCAATAGTATATCTGATGCGGCTTGCATGATGGCCTTGTCGCTTTCGCTGCCCATTATTACTCCTACTACGGGATCTACTTCTTTTTCCGGTTTACGCATTTTTACATATTTGTTGGTTTGGCTAATGTAGTACTATTTAATATTTAATGGAAAATAAAAATGCCCCATCAGGGGCATTCTATATAAATTCGATATTGCTTAATTTTATTGCTTCACCAACTTCACTACCCGCTTACTATTTTGTCCATCTGTAATTTGCATAAAGTACACTCCCGATTCTAACCGCGAAATATCAAATTGCTGATTCAGCTGACTCATCGTTTCTTGTTTTACCATACGACCATGCAAATCAAACAATTCAATTGTTCTGTTTGAAAGTGTAATGCAATTCAAATTTACAAATCCATTAGCAGGATTAGGATTTAATACACACTCCTGATTTTGCAATTCGTTTATTCCTATTCCAGATAAAGCACCCAGATTGATATTATCGAGATATAAATTATTCCCTCCGGC
This genomic interval carries:
- the purE gene encoding 5-(carboxyamino)imidazole ribonucleotide mutase, with protein sequence MRKPEKEVDPVVGVIMGSESDKAIMQAASDILLRFGIPHEMEIVSAHRTPEHMYNYAFTARGRGLKVIIAGAGGAAHLPGMVASLTTLPVIGVPVKSSNSIDGWDSMLSILQMPNGVPVATVALNAAQNAGILAAQILSLSDEKIAQQLRDFKNELRDKVLKSKKSEPLPDSIPIPDNLA